TACGGCTTCCTGGCCGAGAACGCCGACTTCGCAAAGAGGTGCGAGGAGGCGAAGATTGTCTTCATCGGCCCGCCTGCAGGGGCGATAAGGGATTTGGGCGACAAGACGGTCGCCAGGAGGATGATGATCGAAGGTGGCGTTCCGGTAATCCCCGGGATGACCGAGCCCGAGGCCGATCCAAAGGAGATCGCAAAGGAGGCGGAAAAAATCGGCTATCCCGTCATCATCAAGGCGGCGGCCGGGGGCGGCGGCAAGGGGATGAGAATCGTTAACTCGAAAGGGGAGATCGAGGAGGCCGCAAACCAGGCGACGAGCGAAGCGAAGACCGCCTTCGGAAACGGCGCGATCTACCTCGAAAAATATATCGAGAGGCCGAGGCACATCGAGTTCCAGGTACTGGCGGACAAGGAGGGAAACACAGTCCACATCTTCGAGCGGGAGTGCTCCATCCAGAGGCGCCACCAGAAGATCATCGAGGAGACCCCCTCGACCTTCCTGACGCCGGAGCTGAGAGACGAGATGGGAAGGGCCGCGGTCTCCGCGGCAAAAGCCGCCGGCTACGTCAACGCGGGGACGGTGGAGTTCATCGTGGACGCAAACGGCAACTTCTACTTTCTCGAGGTGAACACGAGGCTTCAGGTGGAGCACCCGGTCACCGAGATGGTGACCGGTTTGGACCTCGTCAGAAAACAGGTGGAGATAGCCGCAGGCCTGCCACTCGGCATGAAGCAGGAGGAGATCAGGGCGTCCGGGCACGCCATCGAGGCGAGGATTTACGCCGAAGACCCGGAGAACAGCTTCTTCCCGTCGGTGGGGAATATCCTCTTCATGAAGGAGCCGACCGGCCCCGGCGTCAGGGTGGACTCCGGTATATACTCCGGCTTCACCGTCCCGATGGAGTACGACCCGATCCTCGCAAAGCTCGTCGTCTTCGCCGGGACGAGGGGGGACGCCATAAGGAGGATGGTAAGGGCGCTAAAAAATTACCCGATCCTCGGGATAAAGACCCCTGTACCGATGATAATAGACATCATCTCGTCGAAGCAGTTTCAAGACGGGGAGACATACACCGACTTCATCGAGGCCAATTTCAAGGACTGGAGGCCGTTAAGGAGCGACGCGGACGCTGCGGTTGCGGCCTATATTATCGATGAGATGTTAAAACCCAAGAGGGGTGCAGTTAGAATTGGCGACGCCTCCGAAGCCTCAATCCCAACGCCATGGGAGACGCTGGGGGGCTGGAGGATGGCGTAGGCTCCTAATCGGCACTTAGACTGACTTTGGCAAACACGTTTTTTTAATTACAGGTTAAGAGGGATGAAATGGCCCCGGACAAAATCAAGGTCGGGATAATAGGGTGCGGTCAGGTCTCCCGCGTGGGGCACGGCCTGGCCGTCAAGGCGGACGGGAGAGCGGTGGTCGCCGCAGCGGCCGACCCGGACGACGAGAACCGCGGGAGCTTTAGAAAGAAGTTCAAAGTACCCGCTGTTTTCTCCGACCACAGGAATATGTTCAAGGAGGCGGACCTCGACGCCGTTGTTATCGCCTCGCCGCCCTGGTTTCATCGGCAGCACCTGAAGGACTCGATCGACGCCGGCCTCCATATCCTCTGCGAGAAGCCGTTGGCCACGACACCCGGGGACGTCAGGGCTATGGTCGATATGGCAAGGGGCCACGACAAGATTGTCCAGGTAGGCCACTCGAAGCGCTTCGAGCCGGGATTTGGGCGGATAAAGGAGGAAGTCGACTCGGGTACGCTGGGCAGGATCTATCAATTGAGCATATACTGGCACTATTACATCCCCGACTTCAGAAAGGGGTGGCTCAAGAAGGCGATCGATTTTCTCAAAAAGCGGGGTATCGATCTGGAGAAGAAGTACGGGACGTGGCGCTACTTCGACAAGCGGGCGGGAGGGGGCGACTTCTTCGATCACGCCCCCCACTACATCGACCTGATGAGGTTCATATTCGGGGAGATCGAGTCGGTATACTGCGTGACGAGGAGGTTCATAGAGACCCGAGCCCACGAGGATTTGGCCTGCGCCGTACTGACCCTTAAAAACGACACGGTCGCCGTCTTCGAGAAGAGCACCCTCGTCATGGGACGACCCAGCGGATTCGAGATCGGCTACATCTACGGCGAAAAGGCGAAGATCTTTTTTGAGGCCTTCCAGGAGTACACCCACAAGAAGATGAAGCTTAAAAGTTACAAGCCAGTAAATATAATCCCGAACATCTACACGCCGATGAGGGTCCCCGGAGGGCTGAAGAACACCCTCTACTTCCGCCAGATGAGGCACTTCATCGATCGGATCGTCGGCCAAAAAACCGTTATCCCTAAATACGACGGCGAGTGGTCGGCGAGTATCGAGGACGCGGCGCTGGCGGTCTTATGGACGCTGGCGGGCTACAGGTCCGCCGAGGAGGGGCGGGAGATCAGGCGCGAAGAGCTCGACACGTTGTGATGGATTTTTGGTCTGATTTTAATATAACGGTTGGTGGAGTTTAAGAAAGTTGGAATACAGATTGAAGTTAGGTGACGGAGACCCGACGCCGGTCAGGGTGGAGGATGTGGTTAAGGGCGCCGATGGGGGAACGATGACCATTTTTGTCAACGAGCAGGAGATGGAGGTCTCATTTACGGCCGTCTCCGAGAACACGATTCGTCTCGAGATCGACGGGAGGGGTCGTACTGCCTACGTCGTAAACAGCGGCGGCGAGAAGGAGATCGTGATCGACGGCACGCCGTACGTGGTGCAGAACGCCGATATCATGGAGAGGAGGAGAGGGAAAAGCGGCGGAAAGGCGATTCCCACCGAGGTTACCCCTCCCATGCCTTCTGTGGTGATAAGGGTGCTCGTTGAGGTGGGGGACGAGGTCGAGGAGGGGTACGGGGTCGTGGTGGTCTCTGCCATGAAGATGGAAACGACCCTCTTTGCACCTTTTGCCGGGAAGGTCACCAAGATAAACGTCTCCGAGGGGGACAAGGTGGAGCCGGGGCAGATCTTGGTGGATATCGAGAGGGAGGACTCCGGGGAGGAGGGCGCTGCAAGTGGGGATTAGAAGCGCTTGTCATTCCCGCGAAAGCGGGAATCCAGAGCGGTGGGTTTTTGCGCGTTGGGTGGGCAGGTTGCACTAAAATTTTACTGGATTCCCGATCAAGTCGGGAATGACAGAATAGATTCCCAACGCTGTTGGTAATTATGGCATATATTCCCCGTCGAGCCGGGAATGAAAAAGTGTCATTCCCGCGAAAGCGGGAATCCAGAGCGTGGGGCGTCAGGCGGCGCAGTGGCGCCGGGAATAACCGTATAAATTTTATCATATCCATATCATTTGAGGAGGAACCGGCTATGTCGGAAGCTGATGTTGTGTATGTCGTTGAGGACGGCGTGGCGCGCCTCACTATAAACAGGGAGGCGAAGAGAAACTCGTTGAGCGTATCTGCCGTGGAGCTCCTACACGAGTATCTCGACAGGGTCAAAGACGACGCCGATGTCAGGGCCGTCCTGATTACCGGGGTGGGGGAAAAGGCCTTCTGCTCCGGCGCGGACCTCGCCGGCGGCGCAGGGGACGGCAAGGTGGACGTCTTCAAGAGATATGCCGATCTCTTGAAGAAGATCGTATCGTTTCCCAAGCCGACCGTTGCCAGGGTCAACGGCTACTGCCTGGCTGGGGGTATGGGGCTCATGCTTGCCTGCGACATCGTGGTCGCCAAGAAAGGCTCGAAGTTCGGGACGCCCGAGGTCAACGTGGGCCTCTGGCCTATGATGATCGGCGCCCTGATATTCAGAAATGCGGTCAGAAAGAGGGCGATGGAGATGATCCTCCTGGGGAACAGGATGTCGGCCGAAGAGGCGCTCGAGATGGGACTGGTAACCCGGGTCGTCGAGGACGAAGAGCTCGACAGCGAGGTGAATAAGGTCTTGAAGGTGCTGGCGGGAAAAAGCCCCATCGGGATGAAGATAGGAAAGGAAGCCTTCTACGCGATGGCGGACATGGGCTTCGAGGATGCCCTCGATTTTCTCTCCGGGAAGATAGCCGAGGTGGCCGCAACAGAGGACGCCATAGAGGGGATAACCGCGTTTATCGAGAAGAGGGACCCTGTCTTCAAGGGGAAATAGAAGTTGAGTTGAAGGGGGAATTAAAAATGACCGATGATAAAAAACTGATTATCGCAAACTGCAGCGGATTTTTCGGCGACCGCTTCAGCGCCGCCAAGGAGATGGTCGAGGGTGGCCCCATCGATTTTCTGACGGGGGATTACCTTGCCGAGCTAACCATGGCTATACTGTTTCGGAAGCGGCTCAAGGACCCGAAGGGAGGGTACGTATCGACCTTCCTGAAACAGATGGAAGAGGTCATGGGGACATGCATGGATAAAGGGATCAAGGTCGTGGCCAACG
This genomic interval from Candidatus Zymogenus saltonus contains the following:
- a CDS encoding ATP-grasp domain-containing protein codes for the protein YGFLAENADFAKRCEEAKIVFIGPPAGAIRDLGDKTVARRMMIEGGVPVIPGMTEPEADPKEIAKEAEKIGYPVIIKAAAGGGGKGMRIVNSKGEIEEAANQATSEAKTAFGNGAIYLEKYIERPRHIEFQVLADKEGNTVHIFERECSIQRRHQKIIEETPSTFLTPELRDEMGRAAVSAAKAAGYVNAGTVEFIVDANGNFYFLEVNTRLQVEHPVTEMVTGLDLVRKQVEIAAGLPLGMKQEEIRASGHAIEARIYAEDPENSFFPSVGNILFMKEPTGPGVRVDSGIYSGFTVPMEYDPILAKLVVFAGTRGDAIRRMVRALKNYPILGIKTPVPMIIDIISSKQFQDGETYTDFIEANFKDWRPLRSDADAAVAAYIIDEMLKPKRGAVRIGDASEASIPTPWETLGGWRMA
- a CDS encoding Gfo/Idh/MocA family oxidoreductase, which gives rise to MAPDKIKVGIIGCGQVSRVGHGLAVKADGRAVVAAAADPDDENRGSFRKKFKVPAVFSDHRNMFKEADLDAVVIASPPWFHRQHLKDSIDAGLHILCEKPLATTPGDVRAMVDMARGHDKIVQVGHSKRFEPGFGRIKEEVDSGTLGRIYQLSIYWHYYIPDFRKGWLKKAIDFLKKRGIDLEKKYGTWRYFDKRAGGGDFFDHAPHYIDLMRFIFGEIESVYCVTRRFIETRAHEDLACAVLTLKNDTVAVFEKSTLVMGRPSGFEIGYIYGEKAKIFFEAFQEYTHKKMKLKSYKPVNIIPNIYTPMRVPGGLKNTLYFRQMRHFIDRIVGQKTVIPKYDGEWSASIEDAALAVLWTLAGYRSAEEGREIRREELDTL
- a CDS encoding biotin/lipoyl-binding protein; amino-acid sequence: MTIFVNEQEMEVSFTAVSENTIRLEIDGRGRTAYVVNSGGEKEIVIDGTPYVVQNADIMERRRGKSGGKAIPTEVTPPMPSVVIRVLVEVGDEVEEGYGVVVVSAMKMETTLFAPFAGKVTKINVSEGDKVEPGQILVDIEREDSGEEGAASGD
- a CDS encoding enoyl-CoA hydratase/isomerase family protein, whose product is MSEADVVYVVEDGVARLTINREAKRNSLSVSAVELLHEYLDRVKDDADVRAVLITGVGEKAFCSGADLAGGAGDGKVDVFKRYADLLKKIVSFPKPTVARVNGYCLAGGMGLMLACDIVVAKKGSKFGTPEVNVGLWPMMIGALIFRNAVRKRAMEMILLGNRMSAEEALEMGLVTRVVEDEELDSEVNKVLKVLAGKSPIGMKIGKEAFYAMADMGFEDALDFLSGKIAEVAATEDAIEGITAFIEKRDPVFKGK